Proteins co-encoded in one Kutzneria chonburiensis genomic window:
- a CDS encoding transcriptional regulator yields the protein MSEPWPELDPVIHAQARLRVMVALSTLAPGDRLTFPRLQQLLDMTAGNLSTHLRKLEDAAYVEISKTHERRTPVTYVALTPAGRRAFEAYTEGLRALLGPRGNHRDHRSRGSEKALRAKESGRWCHAVGA from the coding sequence ATGAGCGAGCCGTGGCCGGAGCTCGACCCGGTCATCCACGCCCAGGCGCGGCTGCGCGTGATGGTGGCGCTGTCCACGCTCGCGCCCGGTGACCGGCTGACTTTCCCGCGGCTGCAACAACTTCTGGACATGACTGCGGGCAATCTGTCCACGCACCTGCGCAAGCTGGAGGACGCGGCGTACGTGGAGATCAGCAAGACCCACGAGCGGCGCACGCCCGTGACCTATGTCGCCCTGACGCCCGCCGGCCGGCGGGCGTTCGAGGCCTACACCGAGGGGCTTCGTGCCCTGCTGGGACCGAGGGGGAACCACCGTGATCATCGAAGTCGAGGGTCTGAGAAAGCGTTACGGGCCAAGGAAAGCGGTCGATGGTGTCACGCTGTCGGTGCGTGA
- a CDS encoding ABC transporter ATP-binding protein, with protein MREGEFFGVLGPNGAGKSTLVEIIEGLRPADSGTVRVLGRPSWPRDLDLLARLGIQTQSSAFFTRHTAREHLRRVAALHRVSSVKADGVLTLVGLDDSADTRVEKLSGGQRQRLAIASALTHDPELLFLDEPTAALDPLARKQLWGLLKSLSDRTVIYTTHHLDEAETLCDRVAIIQRGQIVAVDTPVGLRERTGTATLEDAYLALVAA; from the coding sequence GTGCGTGAGGGGGAGTTCTTCGGCGTGCTCGGCCCGAACGGGGCCGGCAAGTCCACGCTGGTGGAGATCATCGAGGGCCTGCGTCCCGCCGACTCCGGCACCGTCCGGGTCCTCGGCCGGCCGTCCTGGCCCCGTGATCTGGATCTGTTGGCGCGCTTGGGTATTCAGACCCAGTCGTCCGCCTTCTTCACCCGCCACACCGCCCGTGAGCACCTGCGCCGAGTCGCCGCCCTGCACCGGGTCTCGAGCGTGAAAGCCGATGGGGTCCTGACCCTCGTCGGTCTCGACGACAGCGCCGACACCCGCGTCGAGAAGCTGTCCGGCGGTCAGCGTCAGCGGTTGGCCATCGCCTCCGCACTTACTCACGATCCCGAGCTGCTGTTCCTGGACGAGCCCACCGCTGCGCTGGACCCGTTGGCGCGCAAGCAACTCTGGGGGCTGCTCAAGAGCCTGTCCGATCGAACCGTCATCTACACCACGCATCATCTCGACGAGGCTGAGACCCTGTGCGACCGGGTTGCGATCATCCAACGTGGACAGATCGTTGCCGTCGACACTCCGGTGGGTCTGCGTGAGCGGACCGGCACCGCCACTCTGGAGGACGCCTACCTGGCGTTGGTGGCCGCATGA
- a CDS encoding ABC transporter permease has protein sequence MNAAAGAYLLSMVRNRIALFFSFAFPLLFIVLFGLMFGGPGRMNQLSAGVLDWAIGNAAMFGVVYTIVQWRRDDLLRLVRTTPTPMTSLLSGWFIVTVALAVAQAVLLLGVSLLPVFGLTITTPSVVLLPLVLIVGCSTFFAMGILVGRLAPNPDAVAAIANCVMIPMAFLSGSFYPLELAPHWLTVVSKFLPLTYLNDAVRQTLSGGYDLAPPLSALFGFAILFGAIGLRTFKWADNG, from the coding sequence ATGAACGCCGCCGCCGGCGCGTACCTGCTGTCCATGGTGCGCAACAGGATCGCCCTGTTCTTCAGCTTTGCCTTCCCGCTGCTGTTCATCGTCCTTTTCGGACTCATGTTCGGCGGTCCCGGCCGTATGAACCAGCTCAGCGCCGGCGTGCTCGACTGGGCCATCGGCAACGCCGCGATGTTCGGTGTGGTCTACACCATCGTGCAGTGGCGCCGGGACGACCTGCTTCGCCTCGTCCGCACCACTCCCACGCCCATGACGTCCCTGCTCTCCGGCTGGTTCATCGTCACCGTCGCACTGGCCGTCGCTCAGGCCGTGCTCCTGCTCGGCGTTTCCCTGCTACCCGTGTTCGGTCTCACCATCACCACGCCGAGCGTCGTGCTGCTGCCGTTGGTGCTCATCGTCGGCTGCTCGACCTTCTTCGCCATGGGCATCCTCGTCGGCCGCTTGGCTCCCAACCCCGACGCTGTCGCCGCCATCGCCAACTGCGTCATGATCCCCATGGCCTTCTTGTCCGGCTCCTTCTATCCCTTGGAGTTGGCCCCGCACTGGCTCACCGTCGTCTCCAAGTTCCTGCCCTTGACCTACCTCAACGACGCCGTCCGGCAAACGCTTTCCGGCGGCTACGACCTCGCCCCGCCGTTGTCGGCCCTATTCGGCTTCGCCATCCTGTTCGGAGCCATCGGGCTGCGCACCTTCAAGTGGGCCGACAACGGCTAG